Proteins from a genomic interval of Trifolium pratense cultivar HEN17-A07 linkage group LG6, ARS_RC_1.1, whole genome shotgun sequence:
- the LOC123891551 gene encoding 50S ribosomal protein L5, chloroplastic-like, whose protein sequence is MATTPSLLHSSGSSFLPQFRTFPTQFSSSSLFSHGSSRHRSSVVSVKAIASGAVLVEKSEAEQVYRLKTTYNEKIVPLLIEEFSYTNIHQVPKVNKIVVNCGIGEAAQNAKGLDAAINDLALITGQRPVKTRARNSVATFKIREGQPLGIAVTLRGKIMYSFLDRVINLGLPRTRDFQGLNISSFDGNGNFNIGIKDQTVFPELKSGFGTPRGMDVCISTTAKTDQEGQKLLALMGMPFREGVENTQIVRKKKLKSHHFDAKSKGRGDRARK, encoded by the exons ATGGCCACAACTCCTTCTCTTCTACACTCATCTGGTTCTTCTTTTCTCCCTCAATTTCGAACTTTTCCAAcccaattttcttcttcttcattgttCTCTCATGGAAGTAGCAGGCATCGAAGTTCAGTGGTGTCCGTCAAAGCCATAGCTTCTGGGGCTGTATTGGTAGAGAAGTCTGAAGCAGAGCAGGTTTATAGGCTCAAAACTACCTACAATGAGAAAATTGTTCCTTTGCTCATCGAAGAATTCTCTTACACTAACATTCATCAG GTTCCTAAAGTTAATAAGATTGTGGTAAACTGTGGTATTGGAGAAGCTGCACAAAATGCAAAAGGTTTGGATGCAGCAATTAATGATCTAGCACTGATCACTGGACAGAGACCTGTTAAGACTCGGGCGAGGAATTCTGTTGCCACCTTTAAGATCAGGGAAGGTCAACCACTTGGGATTGCTGTGACACTCAGAGGAAAA ATAATGTACTCATTCCTAGACCGCGTTATCAACTTAGGGCTTCCTAGGACAAGAGATTTTCAAGGTTTGAATATCAGCAGCTTTGATGGGAATGGGAATTTCAACATTGGTATTAAGGACCAAACTGTGTTCCCAGAGCTGAAATCTGGTTTTGGTACACCTAGAGGAATGGATGTCTGCATCTCAACAACTGCTAAAACTGATCAAGAAGGACAAAAATTATTGGCTCTCATGGGTATGCCCTTCAGAGAGGGAGTTGAGAATACCCAAATAGTTCGCAAAAAGAAGTTGAAGTCTCATCATTTTGATGCAAAATCAAAGGGTAGAGGAGATAGAGCAAGgaagtaa
- the LOC123890543 gene encoding CAAX prenyl protease 1 homolog: MAFPYMEAVVGFMILMYIFESYLDLRQHAAHKLPTLPKSLEGVISQEKFEKSRAYSLDKSHFHFVHAFVTIVTDATMLYFKVLPWFWKKSEGLVTLAGLNSENEILHTLAFLAGLMILSQTTDLPFSLYSTFVIEARHGFNKQTPWLFFRDMIKGIFLSIIIGPPIVAAIIVIVQKGGPYLAIYLWAFMFGLSLVMLTIYPILIAPLFNKFTPLPDGTLREKIEKLASSLNFPLKKLFVVDGSTRSSHSNAYMYGFFKNKRIVLYDTLVQQCKNDEEIVAVIAHELGHWKLNHTVYTFIAMQILTLLQFGGYTLVRNSTDLFQSFGFDTQPVLIGLILFQHTVIPLQQLVSFGLNLVSRSFEFQADGFAKKLGYSTSLRAGLVRLQEENLSAMNTDPWYSAYHYSHPPLVERLAALDIPDKSD, translated from the exons ATGGCGTTTCCCTACATGGAAGCTGTTGTTG GGTTTATGATATTGATGTACATTTTTGAATCTTACTTGGATTTGCGACAACACGCGGCACACAAACTTCCTACTCTTCCAAAGTCTTTAGAAGGAGTAATAAGCCAAGAGAAATTTGAGAAATCTAGAGCCTATAGTCTTGATAAGAG CCACTTCCATTTTGTTCACGCATTTGTGACAATCGTGACAGACGCTACGATGTTGTACTTTAAAGTATTGCCCTGGTTTTGGAAG AAATCAGAAGGTTTAGTGACACTAGCCGGTCTCAATTCAGAAAATGAAATACTTCATACCCTTGCCTTTTTAGCTGGTTTGATGATCTTGTCACAG ACAACTGATTTGCCTTTTTCTCTGTACTCAACTTTTGTGATTGAGGCCCGTCATGGTTTTAATAAG CAAACACCATGGTTATTCTTCAGAGACATGATAAAAGGAATTTTTCTTTCCATAATAATTGGTCCTCCAATTGTGGCTGCAATCATTGTAATAGTACAG AAAGGAGGTCCATACTTGGCCATCTATCTTTGGGCCTTCATGTTTGGTCTTTCTCTTGTGATGCTGACCATTTATCCAATTCTAATAGCCCCACTCTTCAATAAGTTCACTCCT CTTCCAGATGGTACACTCAGGGAGAAAATTGAGAAACTTGCTTCCTCCCTCAACTTTCCATTGAAGAAGTTGTTTGTTGTTGATGGATCCACAAGATCAAGTCACAGCAAT GCCTATATGTATGGattcttcaagaacaagaggaTTGTGCTTTATGACACACTAGTTCAACAG TGCAAAAATGATGAGGAAATCGTTGCTGTTATTGCTCATGAGCTTGGACACTGGAAGCTCAACCATACTGTGTACACCTTCATCGCTATGCAG ATTCTTACACTCTTGCAATTTGGAGGATACACGTTAGTGCGAAATTCAACTGATCTGTTCCAAAGTTTTGGGTTTGATACACAACCAGTCCTTATTGGACTCATCCTATTTCAG CATACTGTAATCCCACTCCAGCAACTAGTCAGCTTCGGTCTGAACCTTGTGAGCAGATCATTTGAATTTCAG GCTGATGGATTTGCTAAGAAGCTTGGATATTCTACTTCGCTACGAGCTGGTCTTGTGAGACTACAG GAGGAGAATCTGTCAGCTATGAATACAGATCCATGGTATTCTGCTTATCACTATTCTCACCCTCCCCTTGTTGAAAGATTGGCTGCACTTGACATACCAGATAAGTCAGACTAG
- the LOC123888786 gene encoding probable serine/threonine-protein kinase At1g01540 isoform X2: MSIFDGAFINTQLSKHTSIFGLRLWVVIGILIGVVIVFILFLISLCVVSRRRHRRTDDYKITGATPAKEIQEIVHIPGPHMLRRPAPAKVPEIHVDIGRQEHRVVVKSDRVSSGESKGTVGSGCETTSSFGSGSVGGIGPEVSHLGWGRWYTLRELEDATGGLCPENVLGEGGYGIVYHGVLTDGTKVAVKNLLNNKGQAEKEFKVEVEAIGRVRHKNLVRLLGYCVEGAYRMLVYEYVDNGNLEQWLHGDVGPVSPLTWEIRMNVILGTARGLAYLHEGLEPKVVHRDVKSSNILLDRQWNSKVSDFGLAKLLNSENSYVTTRVMGTFGYVAPEYACTGMLTEKSDVYSFGILIMEIITGRSPVDYGRPQGEVNLIEWLKTMVGNRKAEEVVDPKLPEMPSSKALKRALLISLRCVDPDATKRPKMGHVIHMLEADDLLFHNDRKTGGESSRSLHDFQQEHEDSNLDKRTDEGISVETEHGSARNNYQSTRGR, translated from the exons ATGTCGATCTTCGACGGAGCTTTCATCAACACACAGCTCTCCAAACACACATCGATCTTCGGTCTCCGTTTATGGGTTGTAATCGGAATCTTAATCGGGGTTGTAATCGTCTTCATCCTCTTCTTAATCTCCCTTTGTGTAGTTTCTCGCCGGCGCCACCGCCGTACCGACGACTACAAAATCACCGGAGCTACTCCAGCTAAAGAAATCCAAGAGATCGTGCATATTCCAGGACCCCACATGCTCCGGCGACCAGCTCCGGCGAAAGTACCGGAGATCCACGTGGATATTGGAAGACAAGAACACCGTGTGGTTGTTAAGTCAGATAGGGTTTCAAGTGGTGAGAGTAAAGGTACAGTTGGAAGTGGGTGTGAAACGACGTCGTCTTTTGGAAGTGGTAGTGTTGGTGGAATTGGACCTGAAGTATCACATCTTGGATGGGGAAGATGGTATACTTTGAGAGAGCTTGAAGATGCTACTGGTGGATTGTGTCCAGAAAATGTTCTTGGTGAAGGTGGTTATGGAATTGTTTATCATGGTGTTCTCACTGATGGTACTAAAGTTGCTGTCAAAAATCTCTTGAATAACAA GGGCCAAGCTGAAAAAGAATTCAAAGTCGAGGTAGAAGCAATTGGTCGAGTACGGCACAAAAATCTTGTTAGGTTGCTTGGATATTGTGTTGAAGGGGCCTACAg GATGCTTGTGTATGAATATGTGGACAATGGCAATTTAGAACAGTGGTTGCATGGGGATGTTGGACCTGTAAGCCCTTTGACATGGGAAATACGCATGAATGTTATATTAGGAACAGCAAGAGG ATTGGCCTATCTTCACGAAGGTCTTGAACCTAAGGTTGTTCACCGAGATGTAAAATCAAGCAACATCCTCCTCGATCGCCAATGGAACTCCAAGGTTTCTGATTTCGGGCTTGCCAAGCTTTTGAATTCTGAGAATAGTTATGTCACGACTCGAGTAATGGGGACATTTGG TTATGTTGCACCAGAATATGCCTGCACGGGAATGCTTACCGAGAAGAGTGATGTTTATAGCTTTGGGATACTTATCATGGAGATAATTACTGGGAGAAGTCCTGTTGATTATGGTAGACCACAAGGAGAG GTTAATTTAATAGAGTGGTTGAAGACTATGGTTGGTAATCGAAAAGCTGAGGAAGTAGTCGATCCTAAGCTACCTGAGATGCCATCTTCAAAGGCTCTTAAACGTGCTCTATTAATTTCTCTTCGGTGTGTTGATCCTGATGCAACAAAGAGGCCTAAAATGGGACATGTCATTCACATGCTCGAGGCAGACGACCTGTTATTCCATAAT GATCGCAAAACTGGAGGGGAGTCTTCGCGATCCCTTCATGATTTTCAACAAGAGCACGAGGACTCAAATTTGGATAAGAGAACAGATGAAGGTATAAGTGTTGAAACTGAACATGGTAGTGCTAGAAATAATTATCAGTCTACTAGGGGGAGATGA
- the LOC123888786 gene encoding probable serine/threonine-protein kinase At1g01540 isoform X1: protein MSIFDGAFINTQLSKHTSIFGLRLWVVIGILIGVVIVFILFLISLCVVSRRRHRRTDDYKITGATPAKEIQEIVHIPGPHMLRRPAPAKVPEIHVDIGRQEHRVVVKSDRVSSGESKGTVGSGCETTSSFGSGSVGGIGPEVSHLGWGRWYTLRELEDATGGLCPENVLGEGGYGIVYHGVLTDGTKVAVKNLLNNKGQAEKEFKVEVEAIGRVRHKNLVRLLGYCVEGAYRMLVYEYVDNGNLEQWLHGDVGPVSPLTWEIRMNVILGTARGYNIYDFSKLIAIHVDSRMSLSPYFILYLLRLAYLHEGLEPKVVHRDVKSSNILLDRQWNSKVSDFGLAKLLNSENSYVTTRVMGTFGYVAPEYACTGMLTEKSDVYSFGILIMEIITGRSPVDYGRPQGEVNLIEWLKTMVGNRKAEEVVDPKLPEMPSSKALKRALLISLRCVDPDATKRPKMGHVIHMLEADDLLFHNDRKTGGESSRSLHDFQQEHEDSNLDKRTDEGISVETEHGSARNNYQSTRGR, encoded by the exons ATGTCGATCTTCGACGGAGCTTTCATCAACACACAGCTCTCCAAACACACATCGATCTTCGGTCTCCGTTTATGGGTTGTAATCGGAATCTTAATCGGGGTTGTAATCGTCTTCATCCTCTTCTTAATCTCCCTTTGTGTAGTTTCTCGCCGGCGCCACCGCCGTACCGACGACTACAAAATCACCGGAGCTACTCCAGCTAAAGAAATCCAAGAGATCGTGCATATTCCAGGACCCCACATGCTCCGGCGACCAGCTCCGGCGAAAGTACCGGAGATCCACGTGGATATTGGAAGACAAGAACACCGTGTGGTTGTTAAGTCAGATAGGGTTTCAAGTGGTGAGAGTAAAGGTACAGTTGGAAGTGGGTGTGAAACGACGTCGTCTTTTGGAAGTGGTAGTGTTGGTGGAATTGGACCTGAAGTATCACATCTTGGATGGGGAAGATGGTATACTTTGAGAGAGCTTGAAGATGCTACTGGTGGATTGTGTCCAGAAAATGTTCTTGGTGAAGGTGGTTATGGAATTGTTTATCATGGTGTTCTCACTGATGGTACTAAAGTTGCTGTCAAAAATCTCTTGAATAACAA GGGCCAAGCTGAAAAAGAATTCAAAGTCGAGGTAGAAGCAATTGGTCGAGTACGGCACAAAAATCTTGTTAGGTTGCTTGGATATTGTGTTGAAGGGGCCTACAg GATGCTTGTGTATGAATATGTGGACAATGGCAATTTAGAACAGTGGTTGCATGGGGATGTTGGACCTGTAAGCCCTTTGACATGGGAAATACGCATGAATGTTATATTAGGAACAGCAAGAGGGTataatatttatgatttttctAAACTAATTGCAATTCATGTCGATTCAAGAATGTCGTTGTCAccgtattttattttgtatcttCTCAGATTGGCCTATCTTCACGAAGGTCTTGAACCTAAGGTTGTTCACCGAGATGTAAAATCAAGCAACATCCTCCTCGATCGCCAATGGAACTCCAAGGTTTCTGATTTCGGGCTTGCCAAGCTTTTGAATTCTGAGAATAGTTATGTCACGACTCGAGTAATGGGGACATTTGG TTATGTTGCACCAGAATATGCCTGCACGGGAATGCTTACCGAGAAGAGTGATGTTTATAGCTTTGGGATACTTATCATGGAGATAATTACTGGGAGAAGTCCTGTTGATTATGGTAGACCACAAGGAGAG GTTAATTTAATAGAGTGGTTGAAGACTATGGTTGGTAATCGAAAAGCTGAGGAAGTAGTCGATCCTAAGCTACCTGAGATGCCATCTTCAAAGGCTCTTAAACGTGCTCTATTAATTTCTCTTCGGTGTGTTGATCCTGATGCAACAAAGAGGCCTAAAATGGGACATGTCATTCACATGCTCGAGGCAGACGACCTGTTATTCCATAAT GATCGCAAAACTGGAGGGGAGTCTTCGCGATCCCTTCATGATTTTCAACAAGAGCACGAGGACTCAAATTTGGATAAGAGAACAGATGAAGGTATAAGTGTTGAAACTGAACATGGTAGTGCTAGAAATAATTATCAGTCTACTAGGGGGAGATGA